GTCCCGAGCCGGTCAGGCGCGATGCGGCGTCGGTGTAAAACCGCACCACATCCGGCATGCGTTCGTCGGGGCCAGACAGCTTGGGCAGGCCCTGGATGTCGGCCGAACCCGGTACTTCAAACAGACGGCCGTCGCGACTGATCAGGCGGTTCTCGCCCCAATGGGCGAAGGGATGCTGTTCGAACACCCTCAGCACCAGGGTATCGGGCCAGCGCTTGCGCGCCTCGACCCGCTCCACCCACGGCAATTGCGCCACGTTGCGCTGCACGCTCGCAAGATCGACCGCGAAAAAGCCGGTGCCAATGGCCGGCGACGCCGCGGCACGGATCTGCTCGGCGCTCACATTGGCGAACTCGGCATGCAGCTCCAGCTGGCGCACCGGCCAGCGGTCGGCGGCGTACCAGCCATTGAGCAACCCGACCACGGGGAGCGCGACCAGCGTCAGCGCAATACCCCAGGCCAGCAGCCGTTGCAGCGCCTGTCCGCTCATGCATCCTCCGCCAGGCTGGTTTCGAGGATGCGCCAGCACAGGGTTTCGAAATCCACGCCGGCAGCACGCGCTGCCTTGGGAACCAGCGAATGGCTGGTCATGCCGGGCGTGGTGTTGACCTCCAGCAGCCAGTTGCGGCCATCGCGGTCGCGCATGATGTCCACGCGTCCCCAGCCCGACGCCCCCACCGCGCGGAAGGCATCAAGCGCCAGCGCACGGATCTGCGTTTCCGCAGCGCCTTCCAGGCCCGGGCACAGGTACTGCGTGTCCTCCGCAATATACTTTGCGTGGTAATCGTAGAATTCGCCTTTGGGAACAATCTGAATTGACGGCAGCGCCGAGTCGTCAAGGATACCCACGGTGAATTCGCCGCCCTCGATCAGCTGCTCGATCACCAGCTCGCCGTCGTAGCGCGTGGCCAGCTCGATCGCAGCGGGCAGGTCGGCCTCGGCGCGCACGCGCGTGATGCCGACACTCGATCCTTCATGCGAGGGCTTGACGATTACCGGATAACCCAGCGCGGTGATCGCGGCCGCGAGGTCGTCGCCACGGCGGTAGGCGCGGAACGCCGGCGTGGGCAAGCCGCGCGCGATCCACACCTCCTTGGTGCGTACCTTATCCATCGTCAGCGCCGATCCCAGCACGCCTGATCCGGTGAACGGCACGCCCAATGCGCGCAGCGCGCCCTGCAGCATGCCGTCCTCACCACCGCGGCCATGCAGGATGTTGAACACGCGCGCGAAATGGCCTGCGCGCAGTGCATCCAGCAAGGCCGGAATTCCGTCGACCGGGTGCGCATCCACCCCGCGGGCACGCAGGGCTTCGAGCACATTGCGGCCCGAATCCAGCGACACCTCGCGCTCGGCCGAATTGCCGCCCAGGGCAACCGCAACGCGGCCGAACAGTTTGGGATCCTTGATACGCATCAGCCCACCTTTGTCTTCAGTTCACCCAGGCCCGCCAGCTCCACTGCCGCGGCGCCAATGTCACCCGCGCCCATCAGGAGCAGCAGGTCGCCGTCGCGCAGCAGCGCCGGCAGCGCATTTTTCAGATCCCGCGGATGGGCGATCAGTACCGGATCGACCTTGCCGCGCGCGCGTACCGCCCGCGCCAGGGCGCGCGCATCCGCGTTGGGGATCGGCGCTTCGCCGGCCGGATACACCTCGGTCAGGATCAGCACATCCGCATCGGCCAGCACGTGCGCGAAATCGTCGAGCAGGTCGCGCGTGCGCGAGTAGCGGTGCGGCTGGAACGCCACCACCAGCCGCCGCTGCGGCCAGCCGCCGCGTGCCGCCGCAAATACTGCCGCCAGCTCGCGCGGGTGATGGCCGTAGTCATCCACCAGCATCGCGCTGCCAGCGTCCAGCGCGATCTCGCCGCGTTTCTGGAAACGCCGTCCGACCCCCTGAAACTGGGCCAGCGCGCGCCCGATGGCGTCACCGCTGATGCCGAGCTGCCAGGCCACGGAGGCCGCCGCCAGCGCGTTGAGGACGTTGTGCCGTCCCGGCAGGTTCAGTGTCACCGGCAGCGGACCGTCCGCGCCCGGCAGGTTCAGGTCAAACCGCATCTGCCCGCCGTCCTGGCGCACGTTGCTGGCACGCACGTCGGCGGAATCGTTCTCGATCGCATAGGTGATCGTCGTGCGCAGGGTGCGCCGCGCCAGTTCTGCCACTTCAGGATCATCGATGCACAGCACCGCCAGGCCATAGAACGGCAAACGGTGCAGGAAGGCGTCAAAGGCACGCTTGACCTTGGCGAAATCGCCTTCGTAGTTCTCCAGGTGATCGGCATCGATATTGGTGACGATGGCGATCATCGGCGACAGCATCAGGAACGAGCCGTCCGATTCGTCCGCTTCGGCCACCAGGTACTCGCCGGTTCCCAGGCGCGCATTGGCGCCAGCGGCAGTGAGCTGGCCGCCTATGACAAAGGTCGGGTCCATGCCG
This genomic stretch from Tahibacter amnicola harbors:
- a CDS encoding cell division protein FtsQ/DivIB; amino-acid sequence: MSGQALQRLLAWGIALTLVALPVVGLLNGWYAADRWPVRQLELHAEFANVSAEQIRAAASPAIGTGFFAVDLASVQRNVAQLPWVERVEARKRWPDTLVLRVFEQHPFAHWGENRLISRDGRLFEVPGSADIQGLPKLSGPDERMPDVVRFYTDAASRLTGSGLTITGVELSARGSWTLVLDSGARVVVGREQVQERLSRFVDIYPRVAALNPGAFEYADLRYSNGFAMKWPDAAPPPAVTLSPAGDA
- the murC gene encoding UDP-N-acetylmuramate--L-alanine ligase, with translation MTPRRLAPHEDVMQAFRRVHFVGIGGVGMSGIAEVLHNLGYDISGSDKADSGTTRRLAALGIRIDREHAAQNVADADAIVVSSAIRPDNPELLAARERRIPVVPRAEMLGELMRFRRGIAIAGTHGKTTTTSLMASVLAEAGMDPTFVIGGQLTAAGANARLGTGEYLVAEADESDGSFLMLSPMIAIVTNIDADHLENYEGDFAKVKRAFDAFLHRLPFYGLAVLCIDDPEVAELARRTLRTTITYAIENDSADVRASNVRQDGGQMRFDLNLPGADGPLPVTLNLPGRHNVLNALAAASVAWQLGISGDAIGRALAQFQGVGRRFQKRGEIALDAGSAMLVDDYGHHPRELAAVFAAARGGWPQRRLVVAFQPHRYSRTRDLLDDFAHVLADADVLILTEVYPAGEAPIPNADARALARAVRARGKVDPVLIAHPRDLKNALPALLRDGDLLLLMGAGDIGAAAVELAGLGELKTKVG
- a CDS encoding D-alanine--D-alanine ligase, whose protein sequence is MRIKDPKLFGRVAVALGGNSAEREVSLDSGRNVLEALRARGVDAHPVDGIPALLDALRAGHFARVFNILHGRGGEDGMLQGALRALGVPFTGSGVLGSALTMDKVRTKEVWIARGLPTPAFRAYRRGDDLAAAITALGYPVIVKPSHEGSSVGITRVRAEADLPAAIELATRYDGELVIEQLIEGGEFTVGILDDSALPSIQIVPKGEFYDYHAKYIAEDTQYLCPGLEGAAETQIRALALDAFRAVGASGWGRVDIMRDRDGRNWLLEVNTTPGMTSHSLVPKAARAAGVDFETLCWRILETSLAEDA